The DNA sequence CGCGCATTATCCTGCGTGCCGGGAGAGTTGAACGTGTTCAAAATCAGGAGAGGGCCAGTTGGTCGACTCGAGCACGACGGAGACGGCGACGACGGCCGCCCGGACGGTTCGCGGGGAGCAGACGCGGGCGCTGATCCTGGAGACGGCGCTGGAGCTGTTCCGCGACCGCGGTTACGAGGAGACCACCATGCGCGCCATCGCCGAGCGCGCGGGGGTGGCCCTGGGGAGCGCGTACTACTACTTCCGCAGCAAGGAGGAGCTGATCCAGGGCTTCTACGCCCGCACGCACCAGGAGCACCTGGAGGCGTCGCGGGGGGTGCTGGCGGGGGAGCGCGGCTTCCAGCGGCGGCTGCTGGGGCTGATGCGCGCCAAGCTGGAGACGATCGAGCCGTACCACCGCTTCGCGGGGATCCTCTTCAAGACCGCCGCCGACCCGAAGAGCCCGCTCAACCCCTTCAGCCCCGAGTCCGCCGCGGTGCGCGCCGAGGCCACGGCGCTGTTCGCGGAGGTGGTGCGCGGCGCGGACGACGTGCGCGTGCCGGCGGACCTGGCGGCGGAGCTCCCCGGCCTCTTGTGGAC is a window from the Longimicrobium sp. genome containing:
- a CDS encoding TetR family transcriptional regulator, whose product is MVDSSTTETATTAARTVRGEQTRALILETALELFRDRGYEETTMRAIAERAGVALGSAYYYFRSKEELIQGFYARTHQEHLEASRGVLAGERGFQRRLLGLMRAKLETIEPYHRFAGILFKTAADPKSPLNPFSPESAAVRAEATALFAEVVRGADDVRVPADLAAELPGLLWTWHMGIVLFWIHDASPGRARTWRLMERTVELVARLVRLAGNLLLAPLRKTTLRLLRELRDDGTGPAAPTTIPADVPPA